One Lactobacillus crispatus DNA segment encodes these proteins:
- a CDS encoding YSIRK-type signal peptide-containing protein (The YSIRK form of extended signal peptide directs nascent proteins to the cross-wall site, while signal peptides lacking YSIRK direct proteins instead to the cell pole. A large fraction of YSIRK proteins are surface proteins anchored by sortase-mediated processing of a C-terminal LPXTG motif.): MLERVPKYTLRKLSVGLASVMIGSGILMSSPKVLAATNAGESTGTAVQSSSQDKDNSKPSTQGQNTDPEAAVQKGSDNSFAEPATTTNAEEKVVATNTQDTTQDQGKQTNANETTQNTTNVGKKDTEVTPANGATTLKKLGRVRAALPVRKAETPDPETPDPTVPDNSANTAIINDKDSLEKTWLETSTERAQVYITVKGTDQKNYVSSYADFKKRLYSEIYTNRMDPNSLELHIKYAWC; encoded by the coding sequence ATGTTAGAAAGAGTCCCAAAATATACACTAAGAAAACTGTCAGTCGGCTTGGCCTCAGTGATGATTGGATCAGGGATACTGATGAGCTCTCCAAAGGTACTTGCAGCTACTAACGCAGGTGAAAGTACTGGTACTGCTGTTCAATCTTCTAGTCAAGATAAAGATAATAGTAAGCCAAGTACTCAAGGTCAAAACACTGATCCTGAAGCAGCTGTTCAAAAGGGCAGTGACAACTCATTTGCTGAACCAGCAACCACAACTAATGCTGAAGAAAAAGTAGTAGCAACAAATACCCAAGATACTACGCAAGACCAAGGCAAGCAGACAAATGCGAATGAAACTACGCAAAATACTACCAATGTCGGCAAAAAAGATACTGAAGTAACGCCGGCTAACGGCGCAACAACACTAAAGAAGCTTGGACGGGTACGGGCTGCACTACCAGTAAGGAAGGCTGAAACACCAGATCCTGAAACACCAGATCCAACGGTTCCAGATAACTCAGCTAATACTGCTATTATCAATGACAAGGATAGTTTGGAAAAAACTTGGCTTGAAACATCTACTGAGCGGGCCCAGGTCTACATTACCGTTAAGGGGACTGACCAAAAGAATTACGTCAGTTCTTATGCAGACTTTAAGAAGCGCCTTTATTCAGAAATCTATACTAATCGGATGGATCCTAATAGCCTGGAATTACATATTAAATACGCGTGGTGCT